One Neovison vison isolate M4711 chromosome 2, ASM_NN_V1, whole genome shotgun sequence genomic window carries:
- the SLC25A28 gene encoding mitoferrin-2 isoform X1: MEQTRMQSLQPDPAARYRNVLEALWRIIRTEGLWRPMRGLNVTATGAGPAHALYFACYEKLKKTLSDVIHPGGNSHIANGAAGCVATLLHDAAMNPAEVVKQRMQMYNSPYHRVTDCVRAVWQNEGASAFYRSYTTQLTMNVPFQAIHFMTYEFLQEHFNPQRRYSPSSHVLSGACAGAVAAAATTPLDVCKTLLNTQESLALNSNITGHITGMASAFRTVYQVGGVTAYFRGVQARVIYQIPSTAIAWSVYEFFKYLITKRQQEWRASK, translated from the exons ATGGAACAG ACCCGGATGCAGAGCCTACAGCCGGACCCAGCCGCCCGCTACCGCAATGTGTTGGAGGCGCTCTGGAGGATTATAAGAACAGAGGGGCTGTGGAGGCCTATGCGGGGGCTGAACGTCACAGCAACAGGCGCGGGGCCTGCCCATGCCCTCTATTTTGCCTGCTACGAAAAGTTAAAAAAGACATTGAGTGATGTAATCCACCCTGGGGGCAATAGCCATATTGCCAACG GTGCGGCCGGATGTGTAGCAACATTACTGCATGATGCAGCCATGAATCCAGCAGAAG TGGTCAAGCAGAGGATGCAGATGTACAATTCACCATACCACCGGGTGACAGACTGTGTGCGGGCAGTGTGGCAAAATGAAGGGGCCAGCGCCTTCTATCGTAGCTACACCACGCAGCTAACCATGAATGTTCCCTTCCAAGCCATTCACTTCATGACCTATGAATTCCTGCAGGAGCACtttaacccccaaagacggtaCAGCCCCAGCTCCCACGTCCTCTCCGGAGCCTGTGCAGGAGCCGTCGCTGCTGCCGCCACAACCCCACTGGACGTTTGCAAAACACTGCTCaacacccaggagtccctggccTTGAACTCAAACATCACAGGACATATCACAGGCATGGCAAGTGCCTTCAGGACGGTGTATCAAGTAGGCGGGGTGACCGCCTACTTCCGAGGGGTGCAGGCCAGAGTAATTTACCAGATCCCCTCCACAGCCATCGCGTGGTCTGTGTATGAGTTCTTCAAATACCTAATCACCAAACGGCAACAAGAGTGGAGGGCCAGCAAGTga
- the SLC25A28 gene encoding mitoferrin-2 isoform X2, producing the protein MELEGRGAGGVAGGPAAGPGRSPGESALLDGWLQRGVGRGAGGGEAGACRPPVRQDPDTGPDYEALPAGATVTTHMVAGAVAGILEHCVMYPIDCVKTRMQSLQPDPAARYRNVLEALWRIIRTEGLWRPMRGLNVTATGAGPAHALYFACYEKLKKTLSDVIHPGGNSHIANGAAGCVATLLHDAAMNPAEVVKQRMQMYNSPYHRVTDCVRAVWQNEGASAFYRSYTTQLTMNVPFQAIHFMTYEFLQEHFNPQRRYSPSSHVLSGACAGAVAAAATTPLDVCKTLLNTQESLALNSNITGHITGMASAFRTVYQVGGVTAYFRGVQARVIYQIPSTAIAWSVYEFFKYLITKRQQEWRASK; encoded by the exons ATGGAGTTGGAGGGGCGGGGTGCTGGCGGTGTGGCGGGGGGGCCGGCGGCTGGGCCGGGGCGGAGCCCCGGGGAGTCGGCGCTGCTGGACGGGTGGCTGCAGCGGGGCGTGGGCCGGGGGGCCGGCGGCGGGGAGGCCGGGGCCTGCAGGCCCCCGGTACGGCAGGATCCGGACACCGGCCCGGACTACGAGGCGCTGCCGGCTGGAGCCACTGTCACCACGCACATGGTGGCGGGCGCCGTGGCAGGGATCCTGGAGCACTGCGTGATGTATCCCATCGACTGCGTCAAG ACCCGGATGCAGAGCCTACAGCCGGACCCAGCCGCCCGCTACCGCAATGTGTTGGAGGCGCTCTGGAGGATTATAAGAACAGAGGGGCTGTGGAGGCCTATGCGGGGGCTGAACGTCACAGCAACAGGCGCGGGGCCTGCCCATGCCCTCTATTTTGCCTGCTACGAAAAGTTAAAAAAGACATTGAGTGATGTAATCCACCCTGGGGGCAATAGCCATATTGCCAACG GTGCGGCCGGATGTGTAGCAACATTACTGCATGATGCAGCCATGAATCCAGCAGAAG TGGTCAAGCAGAGGATGCAGATGTACAATTCACCATACCACCGGGTGACAGACTGTGTGCGGGCAGTGTGGCAAAATGAAGGGGCCAGCGCCTTCTATCGTAGCTACACCACGCAGCTAACCATGAATGTTCCCTTCCAAGCCATTCACTTCATGACCTATGAATTCCTGCAGGAGCACtttaacccccaaagacggtaCAGCCCCAGCTCCCACGTCCTCTCCGGAGCCTGTGCAGGAGCCGTCGCTGCTGCCGCCACAACCCCACTGGACGTTTGCAAAACACTGCTCaacacccaggagtccctggccTTGAACTCAAACATCACAGGACATATCACAGGCATGGCAAGTGCCTTCAGGACGGTGTATCAAGTAGGCGGGGTGACCGCCTACTTCCGAGGGGTGCAGGCCAGAGTAATTTACCAGATCCCCTCCACAGCCATCGCGTGGTCTGTGTATGAGTTCTTCAAATACCTAATCACCAAACGGCAACAAGAGTGGAGGGCCAGCAAGTga